GAACAGGGCAGAGCGGGCGTAGCGAGAGAACGAGGTTGTCATGACCGTGGGGAACTGTCCGGGCCGTTAGTCGGAAAGGTGCGTTCTATTGTGCGCCTGATCCGCCAATACGCCAACAGCCAGAGCACAGGCCGTTAAACCGGGTATCAGCCAGCTGGCCGTGGGTCCCGGGCGGAACAGGGCGACCAACGGCATGGTGCCGGACAGGGAGGCGGCTGCCAGCAGGCAACCTGCCGCAGCGATACCCAGCACCATCAGCAGCCTCGCACGGCCGGCGCCGATGCAGGCCCAGGCAATCAGCAGCAGCCCGAGCCCATTGACCAGCCACTCATAGCGCGATGAAGCATCTAGCAGTCGTGCCAGCTCGAAAGCGCCCATCAGGCCGAGGATGACCTGGCCCCAGACCATCGGCTTCCAGCCCCAGCCATGCATCAGAAAACACGCGGCCAACCCGATAACCGGGAGTGTGAGGTGGCGGGCAGCCAGGCCGAATAGCCGCTGCCCGTCCCTCAGCGCGTCGCCGCCGAGCCCGGCGACGATCAGCGTCGTCAGTAAAGCAGCGATCGCAGCGAGCAGCAGTACCACGACGCTAGCCGTGACCGCGCCACGGGCCGGAGTGGACAACCCATTCCGGCGCGAAAACAGCCAGGCCGACACGCCAAGCAGACACAGCGTCATGACGCTGTAGATGAAGACCGTCATAGCGCGGCGAAAGCCTTCTCCGCAGCGTCCAGAGTGAGCTTGAGTTCTGCCTCGCCATGGGCGATCGAGGTGAAGCCGGCTTCGAAGGCACTGGGCGCGAGATAGACGCCGTTCTCCAGCATCAGATGGAAGAAGCGCTTGAAGCGCTCCACGTCGCTGGCCATCACGTCCTCGAAGGTGATGATGTCGTCTGCTCCGGTGAAATACAGCCCGAACATGCCGCCGGCCTGAGTGGTGACGAACGGAATGCTCGCAGCATCGGCACGCTCCTGCATTCCGGTCAGCATGCGCTCGGTGTAGTCGGTCAGCTCGTCGTGGAAGCCAGGGCGGCTGATCAGATTCAGCGTGGTCAGGCCAGCTGCCATCGCCAACGGGTTGCCCGAGAGCGTCCCGGCCTGATAGACCGGTCCCAGCGGTGCGATGAACTCCATGATCGAGCGCTTGCCACCGAAGCAGCCGACCGGCATGCCGCCGCCGATGATCTTGCCGAAAGTGGTCAGGTCTGGCGTGACACCGTAGTGCGCCTGGGCGCCACCGAGCGCGACACGAAAGCCGGTCATCACTTCGTCGAAAATCAGCACCACACCGTGCTCATCGCAGGCTTCGCGCAAGCCTTCCAGGAAGCCACGGGCCGGCGGTACGCAGTTCATGTTGCCGGCGACCGGCTCGACGATGATGCAGGCGACTTCCTTGCCAACTTCGGCAAGCATGTCGCGCACCGCCTCGATGTCATTGAAAGGCAGCGTCAGCGTGTGTTTGGCGAAGGCCGCCGGTACGCCGGGAGAGCTGGGCACGCCCAGCGTCAGTGCGCCGGAGCCGGCCTTGACCAATAGGCTGTCGGAGTGGCCGTGGTAGCAGCCTTCGAATTTGATGATGCTATCGCGGCCGGTAAAGCCGCGGGCCAAGCGAATCGCGCTCATGGTCGCTTCGGTGCCGGAGCTGACCATGCGGACCATTTCCATCGACGGCACCAACGAGCAGACCAGATCGGCCATCTGGGTTTCCATCGCCGTCGGCGCACCGTACGACAGACCATGTTCGAGCTGTTGGCGCACGGCGTCGAGCACGTCCGGATGGCTGTGTCCGAGGATCATTGGCCCCCAGGATCCGACGTAGTCGACGTAGCGGCGGTCGTCTTCATCGGTGACGTAGGCGCCCTCGGCGTGCTTGAAGAACAGCGGCGTCCCGCCAACGCTCTTGAACGCGCGCACCGGCGAGTTCACGCCACCGGGAATGTGTTTCTGGGCACTGGCAAACAGTTCTTCGGAACGGGACATGGATATCCTCACTGGTGGAATTCAGATGGTCTGGTACATCTCGCTGAACAGGCGGGCGCGACGCTCGACCTCGCTCGGCGAGTTGGCGCCGAACAGGCCATGCACCACCGCGAGCATGTCGGCCCCGGCGATGCGTAGCTGCGGTGCGTTGTGCAGTGTGATGCCGCCGATGGCGACGATAGGTACGGCGAAGGCGCGGCGCCCCTGCTCCAGTAGAACCGGCGTTGCCGCGGGTGCGCCGGGTTTGGTGACCGACTGGAAGAACCGGCCGAAGGCAACGTAGCTCGCGCCTTCCTCGACGGCCTGTTCGGCAAAATCGAGGCTGGCATGGCAGGTCGCGCCGATGATCGCCTGGTCGCCGAGCGCCTGGCGCGCCTCGCGCAGTGATCCATCGTCGCGGCCCAGATGCAGCCCGACGTTCAGTTCGGCAGCCAGAGGCAGGTCGTCGTTGATGATCAGTCTGGCGCCGTAGTAATCGCACAGGCGCAGCAGCTGACACGCTTCTTCCCGGCGGCGTTCGACGTCAGCGGTTTTATCCCGGTATTGCACCAGTCGCGCGCCGCCGGCCAGCGCAGCGTCGACCCAGCTCAGCAGGCGATCTGCGCCCAGCAGCTCGCTGTCGGTAATCGCATACAGGCCGCGCAGGTGCTCGGTCACGAGCAGTAATCCAGCGGTAGCCGACGTGGTACGAACTGCCCGTGGCCCGGCTGTTCGGCATCGCGCAGAGTGCGCCACGTATAGTCCAGGGCAGTTTTCACGGCGCTGCGCAGATCCTGACCCAGAGCCAGGCGCCCCGACAACGCGCTTGCCAGCGTACAACCGGAGCCGTGATAGCTGCCCGGCAGGCGCTGGCAGGTGAAGTCGTGGCGACTCCCATCGCGGCTGTAGAGCCGGTTGTGAATCTCCGTCTCGTCGCCGTGCCCGCCGGTAATCAGCAGGTGTTCGATGTGCGGCAGCAGGCGTTCTGCGCATTGGTCCGCAGTGCCGTTAGGTAGCTCGGCAAGAATGCGCGCTTCTGGCAGGTTGGGTGTGGCGACTGCTGCGACGGGGAATAACCGCTCGCGCATGGCATAGCCGACATCATCCTTGCCCAGCGAACCGCCCCCGCCTGCGCGGAGCACCGGGTCGCAGACCAAAGGTACGCCGGGCAACTGCTGCATGAGTTCCAGCACCGTGTCGACCATCTCCACCGAGCCGAGCATGCCCAGCTTGACCGCCGCGACCGGCATGTCGGCTATCACCTTGTTGGCTTGGGCGAGCACCCATTCGCGGTCAAGCACGCGAAAGTCGGTGACATCCACCGTGTCCTGTACCGTCAGAGCTGTAACGGTCGGGGCGGCGTGGCAACCCTGGGCGAGCAGGGCTTCGATATCGGCCTGAAGGCCGGCACCACCGCTCGGGTCATGACCGGAGAGGCAGAGCACAACGGGGCGGGAAGGGTCGGGTCTATTCATGCGCTAAGCTTATCATCTGAGTGAGAGTAACGGCAGGTCAGCAAGCTGGCCGCCGCGGCCATTGGCGCTGTAGCGGTGCGCACGTCAGCATCGTGGACAACGGCAAAACAACAACAAGGGATGCTCCCATGAAAGCAATAGATCAATGGTTCGACGAATACGGCGAAAGCCACCAGAACCCACTCAACAAGGTGGCCCACTGGGTGTGCGTGCCGCTGATTACCTTCAGCGTGCTGGGCATGCTGTGGGCTATTCATCCGACCGTGGCGATCATGGCGGTGGTCACGTCGCTGGTGTTCTACATGGCGCTGTCCTGGCGGATTGCTGCGGCGATGCTGGGTATTGCCGTGTTGATGCTGCTGATCCTCGAGGCGATGCCGGCGGTCTTCTGGCCCAGTGTGATCATTTTCGTCCTGGCCTGGATCGGTCAGTTCATCGGGCATCATATCGAAGGCAAGAAGCCGTCGTTCTTGAAGGACATGCAGTTTCTGCTGATCGGCCCGATCTGGTTGCTGGGTTTCGTCTTTCGCAAGATCGGCTTGCGCTATTGAGCTTCAGCCGGGCCGAGGGCCAGTTCTCGCCATTCGCCCGGCTTTAGTCCGCCGAGCTCCCATTCGCCAATTCTCACCCGCACCAGCCGCAACGTCGGCAAGCCGACCGCAGCGGTCATGCGCCGCACCTGGCGGTTGCGACCTTCGCGGATGGTGATGGCCAGCCAGCTTGTGGGCACGCTTTTGCGAAACCGCACTGGCGGATGCCTGTCCCACAACGCCGGCTCGTTGATCGGCTGCACCTCGGCCGGCCGTGTCGGACCATCATTGAGCACAGGGCCCGCACGCAATTGATTGAGCTGCTCCGGCGTCGCTTCGCCTTCCACCTGCACCCAGTAGGTCTTGCTCAGCTTGTGTTGTGGATCGGTGATCCGTGCCTGCAGCCGCCCGTCATTGGTCAGCAGCAACAATCCTTCGCTGTCGCGATCCAGCCTGCCGGCAGGGTAGAGCCCGGGTTCGTCGACAAAATTCTTCAGCGTCGCGCGGCCTTGATCGTCGGTGAACTGGGTCAGTACGTCGAAGGGCTTGTTCAAGGCGATCAGGCGCGGGTTGGCCGGTGGCGGCGCTGGTTGGCGTCGTGGCTTGCCGGCGTGGCGAGGGGTGGACTGGCGTGGCGAGCGGGGCATGATCGAAACCTGCAACAGGGTGCGGGCCGCTCATGCTAGAGCTCGCGCCCACTCGGAGCAACCGTTGCGCTTCAATCGGACATTTGCACCACGGCCATGGTGACGGTGGCTTTGCTGAACAGACGTTTCTCGCCATCGATCATGGCAAAGACTTCCGACTCGACAACGCTCACCTGCCTACCGGCTTTCAATACCTCGGCGCGGCATAGCAGCCGTTCACACAGCGCCGGGCGAAGCAGGTTGACCTTGAACTCAAGAGTGAGAACTGTGTAGCCCTCCGGCGCGAGCATTCCTGCTGCAGCACCAGCGGTGTGGTCAGCCAGCGTGGTCTGAACACCGGCGTGCACGAAGCCGTTCTGCTGGGCGTGTCGGGGCAGAATATCCACCGCGGCTTCTACCCAGCCCACGCCGCAATCGGTCATGTGGATGCCGACGTCTCCGATGAAATTGGCCTTGGCGAAGCCGGCTTCGACGATGGCGCGCTGCTGGGCGCTGGGTTGCTGCTGTTCGGTCATGTTTGGGCTCCTCTATTGCGGTGCCGGTCCGTTGATTCAATCCAGCTTGTGCTTCATCACCTTACCGTTGGCATTGCGCGGCAGGGATGGGTATTGCTGATATAGGCGCGGCATCTTGTAATCAGCGAGTAGTGGCTGGAGGTAGTCGCGCAG
The nucleotide sequence above comes from Halopseudomonas xinjiangensis. Encoded proteins:
- the hemL gene encoding glutamate-1-semialdehyde 2,1-aminomutase; this encodes MSRSEELFASAQKHIPGGVNSPVRAFKSVGGTPLFFKHAEGAYVTDEDDRRYVDYVGSWGPMILGHSHPDVLDAVRQQLEHGLSYGAPTAMETQMADLVCSLVPSMEMVRMVSSGTEATMSAIRLARGFTGRDSIIKFEGCYHGHSDSLLVKAGSGALTLGVPSSPGVPAAFAKHTLTLPFNDIEAVRDMLAEVGKEVACIIVEPVAGNMNCVPPARGFLEGLREACDEHGVVLIFDEVMTGFRVALGGAQAHYGVTPDLTTFGKIIGGGMPVGCFGGKRSIMEFIAPLGPVYQAGTLSGNPLAMAAGLTTLNLISRPGFHDELTDYTERMLTGMQERADAASIPFVTTQAGGMFGLYFTGADDIITFEDVMASDVERFKRFFHLMLENGVYLAPSAFEAGFTSIAHGEAELKLTLDAAEKAFAAL
- the thiE gene encoding thiamine phosphate synthase — protein: MTEHLRGLYAITDSELLGADRLLSWVDAALAGGARLVQYRDKTADVERRREEACQLLRLCDYYGARLIINDDLPLAAELNVGLHLGRDDGSLREARQALGDQAIIGATCHASLDFAEQAVEEGASYVAFGRFFQSVTKPGAPAATPVLLEQGRRAFAVPIVAIGGITLHNAPQLRIAGADMLAVVHGLFGANSPSEVERRARLFSEMYQTI
- a CDS encoding hydroxymethylpyrimidine/phosphomethylpyrimidine kinase, whose amino-acid sequence is MNRPDPSRPVVLCLSGHDPSGGAGLQADIEALLAQGCHAAPTVTALTVQDTVDVTDFRVLDREWVLAQANKVIADMPVAAVKLGMLGSVEMVDTVLELMQQLPGVPLVCDPVLRAGGGGSLGKDDVGYAMRERLFPVAAVATPNLPEARILAELPNGTADQCAERLLPHIEHLLITGGHGDETEIHNRLYSRDGSRHDFTCQRLPGSYHGSGCTLASALSGRLALGQDLRSAVKTALDYTWRTLRDAEQPGHGQFVPRRLPLDYCS
- a CDS encoding Mpo1 family 2-hydroxy fatty acid dioxygenase, with product MKAIDQWFDEYGESHQNPLNKVAHWVCVPLITFSVLGMLWAIHPTVAIMAVVTSLVFYMALSWRIAAAMLGIAVLMLLILEAMPAVFWPSVIIFVLAWIGQFIGHHIEGKKPSFLKDMQFLLIGPIWLLGFVFRKIGLRY
- a CDS encoding pseudouridine synthase; amino-acid sequence: MPRSPRQSTPRHAGKPRRQPAPPPANPRLIALNKPFDVLTQFTDDQGRATLKNFVDEPGLYPAGRLDRDSEGLLLLTNDGRLQARITDPQHKLSKTYWVQVEGEATPEQLNQLRAGPVLNDGPTRPAEVQPINEPALWDRHPPVRFRKSVPTSWLAITIREGRNRQVRRMTAAVGLPTLRLVRVRIGEWELGGLKPGEWRELALGPAEAQ
- a CDS encoding PaaI family thioesterase, with translation MTEQQQPSAQQRAIVEAGFAKANFIGDVGIHMTDCGVGWVEAAVDILPRHAQQNGFVHAGVQTTLADHTAGAAAGMLAPEGYTVLTLEFKVNLLRPALCERLLCRAEVLKAGRQVSVVESEVFAMIDGEKRLFSKATVTMAVVQMSD